One part of the Paramormyrops kingsleyae isolate MSU_618 chromosome 2, PKINGS_0.4, whole genome shotgun sequence genome encodes these proteins:
- the LOC140587661 gene encoding uncharacterized protein, which produces METPAKKMRMDTDVVSGYIHSISALKFTTKNRGFFNAVLQTGREEFHDVTIFSPRKRALFSQASDNGTAIRLTHVRKALSFKGTSDFDVMGNQLTELSVTKVTFPFRKPAAPVRQTLVDVTALPAGKKVPLVKAKVVAASLQKTVSIRGSDKEVKRFTVFDGTAQMSLCVWERLIHDVEVDSSYVFTELSTRVFEGKVELTTTVESMIEKICDLDVGDADAVQEEESVVTVKASICGAEIKASLKCALCGSRQDTWDSQSRFARCQSCRMLQKSGAFSKVLRGTLKVKNDDGADYTLTVGHCTLVDYLKRRNITSLMDKEEAIEEHLLFEECLQFSFDDECNVSSIVDIADSAVPSSS; this is translated from the exons ATGGAGACTCCAGCGAAGAAAATGAGGATGGACACAGACGTAGTCAGTGGCTATATCCACTCTATCTCAGCATTAAAATTCACCACTAAAAACAgaggtttttttaatgctgtactACAGACTGGACGTGAAGAATTTCACGATGTGACCATCTTCAGTCCGAGAAAGCGTGCGCTGTTCAGCCAAGCTTCAGATAATGGCACGGCAATACGCCTGACACATGTCAGAAAGGCTTTGA gttTTAAAGGCACGTCTGACTTCGACGTGATGGGGAACCAGTTGACCGAGCTGTCTGTAACGAAGGTGACGTTTCCTTTTCGGAAACCTGCAGCACCCGTTAGGCAGACACTGGTTGATGTCACAGCTCTGCCGGCAGGCAAGAAG GTGCCTTTGGTGAAAGCCAAGGTCGTGGCAGCGTCATTGCAGAAAACTGTAAGCATTAGAGGCAGCGACAAAGaggtgaagagattcacagTCTTTGATGGAACTGCCCAGATGAGTCTTTGCGTTTGGGAGAGACTGATCCATGACGTGGAGGTTGACTCATCTTACGTCTTTACGGAGCTTTCGACTAGAGTTTTTGAAGGGAAAGTGGAACTAACAACAACCGTAGAGAGCATGATTGAGAAGATCTGCGATTTGgatgtgggagacgcggacgctGTACAAGAAGAGGAATCGGTTGTGACGGTGAAGGCTTCCATATGTGGAGCTGAGATTAAGGCAAGCCTgaagtgtgccctgtgtggaAGCCGGCAGGATACTTGGGACAGCCAGAGCAGGTTTGCACGATGCCAGAGCTGCAGGATGCTGCAGAAATCGGGggcattttcaaaagtattacgcggaactttaaaagtgaaaaatgatgaCGGCGCAGATTATACATTGACTGTCGGACACTGTACTCTGGTGGACTATTTAAAACGACGGAATATAACATCATTAATGGACAAAGAGGAAGCTATTGAAGAGCATCTTCTTTTTGAGGAATGCCTTCAGTTCTCTTTTGACGACGAATGCAACGTTTCTTCTATTGTAGACATTGCAGATAGCGCAGTCCCTTCGTCTAGCTAG